The genomic DNA GCTCAATCCAGATATCTTCCGGCAACTCCCCTTCAGAATCTTTAAAGCTTGAGTCACTGGATTCTTTTTTAGtcttcttattcttctttttcttggtttttttccccctgtgtttctttttcttttccttcttcttggcTTTTTTGGCTCTCTTTTTATCATCATCAGAGCTAGAATCAGTGTCGGAGTCTGAATTCCCATCACTGTCATCAGAATACTTCCTGTGTTTccttttggactttttttttctttttctcttgctttttgaaCGACtggtcttcttccttttttcttcggAGCTGGAGTCTGAACTGCTGGTCTTCTGAGTCTTCACCTCGTCATCCTCCACGGGGGTGTGCTCATCAGAATCCGGCTCAGGAAACTTTGGAGACAGCCCCCATACCTCAGGAGCTCCCAACTCCccaatcctttctctctctttcagccGCCTCTGCCGATAGCTCTCCTCCTTGTCCTTCTCGTATTCCTCCGCCCACTGCCGGTCGCCCGcatagtggtggtgatggtagcgGTACCCGCCATAGTAGACGGAAGAGGACGAGAATGCGTAGTTGCGGGACCCGGGGGCCTGCTCTCGAGAACGGCCAAGCGGCCAAGGGGCGCCAACGCCCGACCCTCCCCACGGAGGCCTGAGGCCCTCGCGGCCGCGGGAGTGAGAGCGGGCACGACCTCCCCACGGGGAGCGTCTGGCCTGCGCGGACGGCGGGCTCCCCGACGAGCTGCGTCGCCACCTCCGAGAGCCCACGGTGTCCTCGGGAGAGCGGGACCGGGACACCGGGGCCATGGGCCACGCCCTCGCCGGCCACCAAAGGACCAACGCCGGGCAGTTACCACAGAGACAGAGGCGGGCCGGCACTCCCCGCCAAAGCCGGCGCGTCACAACGGTTCCGCCGCGACTTCCGCTTCCGGCGGGTTGCTAGGCGAGGACGCAGTgcgcgcgggcggggacgggAAACGCCGGCACTGGAGGCGTCTCGGGGCGGTGCGTGGACAGGCGAGGTCGCTCTTGTGGTTAGGTCGGCGTCTGTGCCCTGAGCCCTTGGGGCG from Ursus arctos isolate Adak ecotype North America unplaced genomic scaffold, UrsArc2.0 scaffold_31, whole genome shotgun sequence includes the following:
- the NKAPL gene encoding NKAP-like protein; the encoded protein is MAPVSRSRSPEDTVGSRRWRRSSSGSPPSAQARRSPWGGRARSHSRGREGLRPPWGGSGVGAPWPLGRSREQAPGSRNYAFSSSSVYYGGYRYHHHHYAGDRQWAEEYEKDKEESYRQRRLKERERIGELGAPEVWGLSPKFPEPDSDEHTPVEDDEVKTQKTSSSDSSSEEKRKKTSRSKSKRKRKKKSKRKHRKYSDDSDGNSDSDTDSSSDDDKKRAKKAKKKEKKKKHRGKKTKKKKNKKTKKESSDSSFKDSEGELPEDIWIEQSKIADTMDLIGPEAPIIHTSQDEKPLNYGHALLPGEGAAMAEYVKAGKRIPRRGEIGLTSEEIASFECSGYVMSGSRHRRMEAVRLRKENQIYSADEKRALASFNQEERRKRENKILASFREMVYRKTKGKDDK